A genomic stretch from Pectinophora gossypiella chromosome 13, ilPecGoss1.1, whole genome shotgun sequence includes:
- the LOC126371742 gene encoding uncharacterized protein LOC126371742 isoform X2 has product MASKVLVPAAPFAKLQVKKSPPEQGGSGFIIGSGDAVARVAHLEHSVRFLQEQHRLMLSGLHAEIEALRERNRDLQFQLIFNKESPPKSSPPAPEEKPDNTEEVGNLKKEVTRLEREAAAARGEARAAEARALQLQRTVDVQADKLRELELKANSVCQSSEQPSLEEGADETRAELRARLTEAERLVRRLRGDAERQRREVLAATADGVTNLLFDGAHARHAHLQCMKNSLHASLRASGLDGYGYQNNYHFPPLHPTEFWREPLREEYSVGGARGAGGGGGAARARRPLTLPELAGPQLPRSTVYANNHPRPRANGYDHKKKPVVDPAAANTPEDPQEHFRPQYPRTNEISTVNVQSIRASIRQYPELKMVVTKMISQDNAMSSVEARRPRRHPRRHAPDHT; this is encoded by the exons ATGGCTTCTAAGGTTCTTGTTCCGGCCGCTCCATTTGCCAAATTGCAA GTGAAGAAGTCTCCCCCTGAACAAGGTGGGAGTGGATTCATCATTGGTAGTGGGGATGCAGTCGCAAGGGTCGCCCATCTGGAGCATAGCGTGCGGTTCCTGCAGGAACAGCATCGGCTGATGCTCAGTGGTCTTCATGCCGAAATCGAAGCTTTAAGAGAGAGGAATAGAG ATCTCCAGTTTCAATTGATATTCAACAAGGAGTCTCCGCCGAAATCTAGTCCGCCTGCACCTGAAGAAAAACCTGATAATAccgag GAGGTGGGAAATCTCAAAAAAGAGGTAACTCGCCTCGAACGAGAAGCAGCCGCCGCAAGAGGCGAGGCCAGAGCTGCGGAAGCTAGAGCATTGCAACTTCAGAGAACTGTCGACGTTCAAGCTGA TAAACTACGAGAATTAGAATTGAAAGCGAACTCAGTGTGCCAGAGCAGCGAGCAGCCGAGCTTAGAGGAAGGCGCGGACGAGACGCGGGCTGAGCTGCGCGCACGCCTCACCGAGGCCGAGCGGTTGGTGCGGCGCCTGCGCGGAGACGCCGAGCGCCAGCGCAGAGAGGTACTCGCGGCGACGGCGGATGGTGTCACCAACCTCTTGTTTGACGGCGCGCACGCAAGACACGCACAC CTGCAATGCATGAAGAACTCACTCCACGCCAGTCTCCGCGCGTCCGGTCTCGACGGATATGGTTACCAGAATAACTACCACTTCCCGCCGCTCCACCCCACCGAGTTTTGGCGCGAACCGCTGAGAGA GGAGTACAGCGtgggcggggcgcgcggcgcggggggcggagggggtgcggcgcgggcgcggcggccgctgacGCTGCCCGAGCTGGCGGGGCCGCAGCTGCCTCGCTCCACCGTCTATGCTAATA ATCACCCGCGACCGCGCGCCAACGGCTACGACCACAAGAAGAAGCCAGTCGTTGACCCCGCCGCTGCCAACACTCCCGAAGATCCACAAG AACATTTCCGACCACAGTATCCCCGTACGAACGAAATTTCGACAGTCAATGTACAATCGATTAGAGCCTCAATTCGGCAATACCCAGAGTTAAAAATGGTAGTCACCAAAATGATTTCACAAGACAACG CTATGAGCAGCGTGGAGG
- the LOC126371742 gene encoding uncharacterized protein LOC126371742 isoform X4, protein MASKVLVPAAPFAKLQVKKSPPEQGGSGFIIGSGDAVARVAHLEHSVRFLQEQHRLMLSGLHAEIEALRERNRDLQFQLIFNKESPPKSSPPAPEEKPDNTEEVGNLKKEVTRLEREAAAARGEARAAEARALQLQRTVDVQADKLRELELKANSVCQSSEQPSLEEGADETRAELRARLTEAERLVRRLRGDAERQRREVLAATADGVTNLLFDGAHARHAHLQCMKNSLHASLRASGLDGYGYQNNYHFPPLHPTEFWREPLREEYSVGGARGAGGGGGAARARRPLTLPELAGPQLPRSTVYANIYVSDHPRPRANGYDHKKKPVVDPAAANTPEDPQAMSSVEARRPRRHPRRHAPDHT, encoded by the exons ATGGCTTCTAAGGTTCTTGTTCCGGCCGCTCCATTTGCCAAATTGCAA GTGAAGAAGTCTCCCCCTGAACAAGGTGGGAGTGGATTCATCATTGGTAGTGGGGATGCAGTCGCAAGGGTCGCCCATCTGGAGCATAGCGTGCGGTTCCTGCAGGAACAGCATCGGCTGATGCTCAGTGGTCTTCATGCCGAAATCGAAGCTTTAAGAGAGAGGAATAGAG ATCTCCAGTTTCAATTGATATTCAACAAGGAGTCTCCGCCGAAATCTAGTCCGCCTGCACCTGAAGAAAAACCTGATAATAccgag GAGGTGGGAAATCTCAAAAAAGAGGTAACTCGCCTCGAACGAGAAGCAGCCGCCGCAAGAGGCGAGGCCAGAGCTGCGGAAGCTAGAGCATTGCAACTTCAGAGAACTGTCGACGTTCAAGCTGA TAAACTACGAGAATTAGAATTGAAAGCGAACTCAGTGTGCCAGAGCAGCGAGCAGCCGAGCTTAGAGGAAGGCGCGGACGAGACGCGGGCTGAGCTGCGCGCACGCCTCACCGAGGCCGAGCGGTTGGTGCGGCGCCTGCGCGGAGACGCCGAGCGCCAGCGCAGAGAGGTACTCGCGGCGACGGCGGATGGTGTCACCAACCTCTTGTTTGACGGCGCGCACGCAAGACACGCACAC CTGCAATGCATGAAGAACTCACTCCACGCCAGTCTCCGCGCGTCCGGTCTCGACGGATATGGTTACCAGAATAACTACCACTTCCCGCCGCTCCACCCCACCGAGTTTTGGCGCGAACCGCTGAGAGA GGAGTACAGCGtgggcggggcgcgcggcgcggggggcggagggggtgcggcgcgggcgcggcggccgctgacGCTGCCCGAGCTGGCGGGGCCGCAGCTGCCTCGCTCCACCGTCTATGCTAATA TTTACGTTTCAGATCACCCGCGACCGCGCGCCAACGGCTACGACCACAAGAAGAAGCCAGTCGTTGACCCCGCCGCTGCCAACACTCCCGAAGATCCACAAG CTATGAGCAGCGTGGAGG
- the LOC126371742 gene encoding uncharacterized protein LOC126371742 isoform X5, translated as MASKVLVPAAPFAKLQVKKSPPEQGGSGFIIGSGDAVARVAHLEHSVRFLQEQHRLMLSGLHAEIEALRERNRDLQFQLIFNKESPPKSSPPAPEEKPDNTEEVGNLKKEVTRLEREAAAARGEARAAEARALQLQRTVDVQADKLRELELKANSVCQSSEQPSLEEGADETRAELRARLTEAERLVRRLRGDAERQRREVLAATADGVTNLLFDGAHARHAHLQCMKNSLHASLRASGLDGYGYQNNYHFPPLHPTEFWREPLREEYSVGGARGAGGGGGAARARRPLTLPELAGPQLPRSTVYANNHPRPRANGYDHKKKPVVDPAAANTPEDPQAMSSVEARRPRRHPRRHAPDHT; from the exons ATGGCTTCTAAGGTTCTTGTTCCGGCCGCTCCATTTGCCAAATTGCAA GTGAAGAAGTCTCCCCCTGAACAAGGTGGGAGTGGATTCATCATTGGTAGTGGGGATGCAGTCGCAAGGGTCGCCCATCTGGAGCATAGCGTGCGGTTCCTGCAGGAACAGCATCGGCTGATGCTCAGTGGTCTTCATGCCGAAATCGAAGCTTTAAGAGAGAGGAATAGAG ATCTCCAGTTTCAATTGATATTCAACAAGGAGTCTCCGCCGAAATCTAGTCCGCCTGCACCTGAAGAAAAACCTGATAATAccgag GAGGTGGGAAATCTCAAAAAAGAGGTAACTCGCCTCGAACGAGAAGCAGCCGCCGCAAGAGGCGAGGCCAGAGCTGCGGAAGCTAGAGCATTGCAACTTCAGAGAACTGTCGACGTTCAAGCTGA TAAACTACGAGAATTAGAATTGAAAGCGAACTCAGTGTGCCAGAGCAGCGAGCAGCCGAGCTTAGAGGAAGGCGCGGACGAGACGCGGGCTGAGCTGCGCGCACGCCTCACCGAGGCCGAGCGGTTGGTGCGGCGCCTGCGCGGAGACGCCGAGCGCCAGCGCAGAGAGGTACTCGCGGCGACGGCGGATGGTGTCACCAACCTCTTGTTTGACGGCGCGCACGCAAGACACGCACAC CTGCAATGCATGAAGAACTCACTCCACGCCAGTCTCCGCGCGTCCGGTCTCGACGGATATGGTTACCAGAATAACTACCACTTCCCGCCGCTCCACCCCACCGAGTTTTGGCGCGAACCGCTGAGAGA GGAGTACAGCGtgggcggggcgcgcggcgcggggggcggagggggtgcggcgcgggcgcggcggccgctgacGCTGCCCGAGCTGGCGGGGCCGCAGCTGCCTCGCTCCACCGTCTATGCTAATA ATCACCCGCGACCGCGCGCCAACGGCTACGACCACAAGAAGAAGCCAGTCGTTGACCCCGCCGCTGCCAACACTCCCGAAGATCCACAAG CTATGAGCAGCGTGGAGG
- the LOC126371742 gene encoding uncharacterized protein LOC126371742 isoform X1 translates to MASKVLVPAAPFAKLQVKKSPPEQGGSGFIIGSGDAVARVAHLEHSVRFLQEQHRLMLSGLHAEIEALRERNRDLQFQLIFNKESPPKSSPPAPEEKPDNTEEVGNLKKEVTRLEREAAAARGEARAAEARALQLQRTVDVQADKLRELELKANSVCQSSEQPSLEEGADETRAELRARLTEAERLVRRLRGDAERQRREVLAATADGVTNLLFDGAHARHAHLQCMKNSLHASLRASGLDGYGYQNNYHFPPLHPTEFWREPLREEYSVGGARGAGGGGGAARARRPLTLPELAGPQLPRSTVYANIYVSDHPRPRANGYDHKKKPVVDPAAANTPEDPQEHFRPQYPRTNEISTVNVQSIRASIRQYPELKMVVTKMISQDNAMSSVEARRPRRHPRRHAPDHT, encoded by the exons ATGGCTTCTAAGGTTCTTGTTCCGGCCGCTCCATTTGCCAAATTGCAA GTGAAGAAGTCTCCCCCTGAACAAGGTGGGAGTGGATTCATCATTGGTAGTGGGGATGCAGTCGCAAGGGTCGCCCATCTGGAGCATAGCGTGCGGTTCCTGCAGGAACAGCATCGGCTGATGCTCAGTGGTCTTCATGCCGAAATCGAAGCTTTAAGAGAGAGGAATAGAG ATCTCCAGTTTCAATTGATATTCAACAAGGAGTCTCCGCCGAAATCTAGTCCGCCTGCACCTGAAGAAAAACCTGATAATAccgag GAGGTGGGAAATCTCAAAAAAGAGGTAACTCGCCTCGAACGAGAAGCAGCCGCCGCAAGAGGCGAGGCCAGAGCTGCGGAAGCTAGAGCATTGCAACTTCAGAGAACTGTCGACGTTCAAGCTGA TAAACTACGAGAATTAGAATTGAAAGCGAACTCAGTGTGCCAGAGCAGCGAGCAGCCGAGCTTAGAGGAAGGCGCGGACGAGACGCGGGCTGAGCTGCGCGCACGCCTCACCGAGGCCGAGCGGTTGGTGCGGCGCCTGCGCGGAGACGCCGAGCGCCAGCGCAGAGAGGTACTCGCGGCGACGGCGGATGGTGTCACCAACCTCTTGTTTGACGGCGCGCACGCAAGACACGCACAC CTGCAATGCATGAAGAACTCACTCCACGCCAGTCTCCGCGCGTCCGGTCTCGACGGATATGGTTACCAGAATAACTACCACTTCCCGCCGCTCCACCCCACCGAGTTTTGGCGCGAACCGCTGAGAGA GGAGTACAGCGtgggcggggcgcgcggcgcggggggcggagggggtgcggcgcgggcgcggcggccgctgacGCTGCCCGAGCTGGCGGGGCCGCAGCTGCCTCGCTCCACCGTCTATGCTAATA TTTACGTTTCAGATCACCCGCGACCGCGCGCCAACGGCTACGACCACAAGAAGAAGCCAGTCGTTGACCCCGCCGCTGCCAACACTCCCGAAGATCCACAAG AACATTTCCGACCACAGTATCCCCGTACGAACGAAATTTCGACAGTCAATGTACAATCGATTAGAGCCTCAATTCGGCAATACCCAGAGTTAAAAATGGTAGTCACCAAAATGATTTCACAAGACAACG CTATGAGCAGCGTGGAGG
- the LOC126371742 gene encoding uncharacterized protein LOC126371742 isoform X3 — MASKVLVPAAPFAKLQVKKSPPEQGGSGFIIGSGDAVARVAHLEHSVRFLQEQHRLMLSGLHAEIEALRERNRDLQFQLIFNKESPPKSSPPAPEEKPDNTEEVGNLKKEVTRLEREAAAARGEARAAEARALQLQRTVDVQADKLRELELKANSVCQSSEQPSLEEGADETRAELRARLTEAERLVRRLRGDAERQRRELQCMKNSLHASLRASGLDGYGYQNNYHFPPLHPTEFWREPLREEYSVGGARGAGGGGGAARARRPLTLPELAGPQLPRSTVYANIYVSDHPRPRANGYDHKKKPVVDPAAANTPEDPQEHFRPQYPRTNEISTVNVQSIRASIRQYPELKMVVTKMISQDNAMSSVEARRPRRHPRRHAPDHT; from the exons ATGGCTTCTAAGGTTCTTGTTCCGGCCGCTCCATTTGCCAAATTGCAA GTGAAGAAGTCTCCCCCTGAACAAGGTGGGAGTGGATTCATCATTGGTAGTGGGGATGCAGTCGCAAGGGTCGCCCATCTGGAGCATAGCGTGCGGTTCCTGCAGGAACAGCATCGGCTGATGCTCAGTGGTCTTCATGCCGAAATCGAAGCTTTAAGAGAGAGGAATAGAG ATCTCCAGTTTCAATTGATATTCAACAAGGAGTCTCCGCCGAAATCTAGTCCGCCTGCACCTGAAGAAAAACCTGATAATAccgag GAGGTGGGAAATCTCAAAAAAGAGGTAACTCGCCTCGAACGAGAAGCAGCCGCCGCAAGAGGCGAGGCCAGAGCTGCGGAAGCTAGAGCATTGCAACTTCAGAGAACTGTCGACGTTCAAGCTGA TAAACTACGAGAATTAGAATTGAAAGCGAACTCAGTGTGCCAGAGCAGCGAGCAGCCGAGCTTAGAGGAAGGCGCGGACGAGACGCGGGCTGAGCTGCGCGCACGCCTCACCGAGGCCGAGCGGTTGGTGCGGCGCCTGCGCGGAGACGCCGAGCGCCAGCGCAGAGAG CTGCAATGCATGAAGAACTCACTCCACGCCAGTCTCCGCGCGTCCGGTCTCGACGGATATGGTTACCAGAATAACTACCACTTCCCGCCGCTCCACCCCACCGAGTTTTGGCGCGAACCGCTGAGAGA GGAGTACAGCGtgggcggggcgcgcggcgcggggggcggagggggtgcggcgcgggcgcggcggccgctgacGCTGCCCGAGCTGGCGGGGCCGCAGCTGCCTCGCTCCACCGTCTATGCTAATA TTTACGTTTCAGATCACCCGCGACCGCGCGCCAACGGCTACGACCACAAGAAGAAGCCAGTCGTTGACCCCGCCGCTGCCAACACTCCCGAAGATCCACAAG AACATTTCCGACCACAGTATCCCCGTACGAACGAAATTTCGACAGTCAATGTACAATCGATTAGAGCCTCAATTCGGCAATACCCAGAGTTAAAAATGGTAGTCACCAAAATGATTTCACAAGACAACG CTATGAGCAGCGTGGAGG